Proteins from a single region of Companilactobacillus farciminis KCTC 3681 = DSM 20184:
- a CDS encoding sulfite exporter TauE/SafE family protein gives MLNVIEIVYSAVVLIATILGALTGLGGGVIIKPMFDLLGQDTAVTIGVYSAIAVFTMSIVSIFKQTKSGFSFDLKTLLSISLGSVAGGVIGELIFNNFVTLFSNTQVKITQNVLLLIMLIFILIYTKNQNHFGKYRLKRFDSIFIVGLLLGAISVFLGIGGGPLNVAMLMLLFSFTMKESTIYSIATIFFAQLSKLVLSGVHGDLFNIDYKVAIVVSVMAIVGGYVGTLINQKLNETSVTRAYTMLMTALSFVSVFNVGQSILF, from the coding sequence ATGTTGAACGTGATTGAAATCGTATATAGCGCAGTTGTTTTGATAGCTACTATTTTGGGCGCTTTAACTGGTTTGGGTGGCGGAGTCATAATAAAACCAATGTTTGACTTGTTGGGACAAGATACGGCAGTTACGATTGGTGTTTATTCAGCGATTGCAGTCTTTACCATGAGTATCGTTTCGATTTTTAAACAAACTAAGAGTGGCTTCTCATTTGATTTGAAAACTTTGTTATCGATTTCGTTAGGATCAGTTGCCGGCGGTGTAATTGGTGAATTGATTTTCAATAATTTCGTAACATTATTTTCAAATACACAAGTTAAAATTACTCAAAACGTCTTGTTACTAATCATGTTAATTTTCATTTTGATTTATACGAAGAATCAAAACCACTTTGGAAAATATCGATTAAAAAGATTTGATTCTATTTTCATAGTCGGCTTGTTGTTAGGTGCTATTTCAGTATTCTTAGGAATCGGTGGAGGTCCATTGAATGTTGCCATGCTGATGCTTTTGTTCTCATTTACGATGAAAGAATCAACTATTTATTCAATCGCCACAATATTCTTTGCTCAATTGTCTAAATTAGTACTTAGTGGAGTGCATGGAGATTTGTTTAATATAGATTATAAAGTTGCTATCGTCGTTAGTGTGATGGCTATCGTCGGTGGATACGTTGGTACTTTGATCAATCAAAAGCTTAATGAAACTTCAGTTACAAGGGCTTATACGATGTTAATGACAGCATTAAGTTTTGTCTCAGTGTTTAATGTTGGTCAATCAATATTATTTTAA
- a CDS encoding GGDEF domain-containing protein has translation MTWSVWQVTPVLTSIFFILGVFTLYVVSVDWLKSQIRLRFPVIKEHLIESWFGIIYILIFVYSLQLGIARQNISWLFMNFQLIAVIFCAYFLAIHVPFRAFWPIVIVFMWINSSFSYWESWIYSLAIISFYRSMNHVYRWSQKSNNVFPIYFTTGTFFGMVLWFLVKIKFSLSWYIFVQEISYFLIFQTLLYSYISMLNKNQRLKANLAHSAHSDALTQAKNYAAYADKIDSLFQNSHHNQLHLSMMMFDIDHFKHINDTYGHLAGDKVLQQVVDVVQTVINENDSRIELYRTGGEEFNVLLPSYDLDETQKIVPQIFNALNHLGIDFNGQHIDFTVSVGVSEMSKKDDDPNDFYKRVDENLYHSKTNGRMQITAR, from the coding sequence ATGACATGGTCTGTCTGGCAAGTAACACCAGTGCTAACGAGCATCTTTTTCATTCTTGGAGTTTTTACATTATATGTGGTTTCTGTTGATTGGTTAAAATCGCAAATTCGCTTAAGATTTCCAGTTATTAAAGAACATTTAATTGAGTCATGGTTTGGTATCATTTACATTTTAATTTTTGTTTATAGTCTTCAGTTAGGAATTGCGAGGCAAAACATTTCCTGGTTGTTTATGAATTTTCAGTTGATTGCAGTTATTTTCTGTGCGTATTTTTTGGCCATTCACGTTCCATTTAGAGCCTTTTGGCCAATCGTTATAGTATTTATGTGGATCAACTCGTCATTTTCGTATTGGGAATCTTGGATATATTCTCTAGCAATTATTTCGTTTTATCGAAGCATGAATCACGTCTACAGATGGTCGCAAAAGAGCAATAACGTGTTTCCAATTTACTTTACGACCGGCACCTTTTTTGGAATGGTATTGTGGTTTTTAGTCAAAATCAAATTTTCATTATCATGGTACATTTTTGTCCAAGAAATTAGTTATTTCTTAATATTTCAAACGTTGTTATACAGTTACATCAGTATGTTGAATAAAAATCAGCGATTGAAAGCTAATTTAGCACACTCAGCTCACTCTGATGCTTTGACGCAAGCTAAGAATTATGCTGCCTACGCGGATAAAATCGACAGCTTATTTCAAAATAGTCATCACAATCAATTGCACTTGTCGATGATGATGTTTGATATTGACCACTTTAAACATATCAACGATACCTATGGACATTTAGCAGGGGATAAAGTTTTGCAGCAAGTGGTTGATGTTGTACAAACGGTTATTAATGAAAATGATTCAAGAATTGAGTTGTATCGGACGGGTGGAGAAGAGTTCAATGTTTTGCTTCCTAGTTATGACTTGGATGAAACACAAAAAATTGTACCTCAGATTTTTAACGCCCTGAATCATTTAGGAATCGACTTCAACGGACAACATATTGATTTCACGGTTTCAGTTGGTGTTTCTGAGATGTCAAAAAAAGATGATGATCCAAATGATTTTTATAAGCGAGTCGATGAGAATTTGTATCATTCAAAAACTAATGGTCGAATGCAAATTACAGCTAGATAA
- a CDS encoding LacI family DNA-binding transcriptional regulator, giving the protein MVKINAYQVARKAHVSPATVSRVLNHRSKVSIETAKKVDEAIDSLNFRVNEDDDNKHLIIVSVPELTNIFYTEILEGSKAAANAANFKLLIDQTEITDETINGFVSYIDELRVYGIILLNQLPTKLLNVLSKHTRVVQCCEYNIESNLPAISIDDYAAAKLATEQLISSGKNKIAILNGPHSFKYSRERERGFLKALSENHLNYNEDWNMGLPAISYDIAYPIVSQMLNSFNRPNAFFCVSDTLGAAVISATRKYNLKIPEDISVIGFDNTVLSKIISPSLSTINQPKFQEGYTAVELLRKSDHRKNHLFLKTELIVRETT; this is encoded by the coding sequence ATGGTTAAGATAAACGCATATCAAGTTGCAAGAAAAGCTCATGTTTCTCCTGCAACAGTCTCTCGAGTTTTAAATCATAGGTCTAAAGTAAGCATAGAAACTGCAAAGAAAGTTGATGAAGCAATAGATAGTTTAAATTTTAGAGTAAATGAAGACGATGACAATAAGCATCTAATTATTGTCAGTGTTCCTGAACTTACTAATATTTTTTATACTGAAATTTTAGAAGGATCAAAAGCTGCAGCAAATGCAGCAAACTTTAAATTATTAATAGATCAGACAGAAATAACCGATGAAACCATTAATGGATTTGTCAGTTATATTGATGAATTGAGAGTTTATGGGATCATTTTGTTGAATCAGTTACCAACCAAACTATTAAACGTTTTGTCAAAACATACGAGAGTCGTACAGTGTTGTGAGTATAATATAGAATCTAATTTACCGGCGATATCAATTGATGATTATGCAGCGGCTAAACTTGCCACAGAGCAACTAATATCTTCTGGAAAAAATAAAATTGCAATTCTTAATGGCCCACACTCCTTTAAATATTCAAGGGAAAGAGAACGTGGCTTTTTGAAGGCACTGTCAGAAAATCACTTGAATTATAACGAAGATTGGAATATGGGACTTCCTGCAATAAGTTACGATATAGCATATCCTATTGTTTCCCAGATGCTTAATTCATTTAACAGACCCAATGCATTCTTTTGTGTTTCAGATACGTTAGGAGCAGCAGTAATTTCAGCAACCAGAAAATATAATCTTAAAATTCCAGAAGATATTTCAGTAATTGGATTTGATAATACGGTCTTGTCAAAAATTATTAGTCCATCCCTTTCAACAATTAACCAACCAAAATTTCAAGAAGGTTATACTGCAGTAGAACTATTACGTAAAAGCGACCATAGAAAGAACCATTTATTTTTAAAAACGGAATTAATAGTTAGAGAAACAACATAA
- a CDS encoding Gfo/Idh/MocA family protein, translating into MMKKMITVGIIGCGRISQTRHIPEYASNENVKIGGYFDFNKQRAEDISKQYGGKVYESVEDMFSDEEIDAVSVCVTNSAHASISIQALNAGKDVLCEKPMATSLEESEEMVWTAKKNHKTLMIDQNQRFAKAHVRAKELLKAGAIGNVLTFKSTFGHGGPETWSIDGGPNTWFFDKNKSKYGSIFDLGVHKIDLIQFLIESPVKSVSAKLATLDKRNSEGQLISVDDNAISIYELENGVIGTVTSSWTYYGEEDNSTIIYGSKGIMRIYDDPKYSIEVILKDGEKILYDIDKIQTNDNQTKSGVMDEFISSLLEKREPSADAGSVINSMRAVFASIESDETGKRISISGTK; encoded by the coding sequence ATGATGAAGAAAATGATTACAGTAGGAATTATAGGTTGTGGTCGTATTTCTCAAACAAGACATATTCCAGAATATGCATCTAATGAGAATGTTAAAATCGGTGGTTATTTTGATTTTAATAAACAAAGAGCTGAAGATATCTCTAAACAATATGGTGGAAAGGTATACGAAAGTGTTGAAGATATGTTTTCTGATGAAGAAATTGATGCCGTCAGTGTATGTGTAACTAATTCTGCTCATGCTTCTATCTCAATACAAGCACTCAATGCAGGAAAAGATGTACTTTGTGAGAAACCAATGGCAACAAGTTTAGAGGAAAGCGAAGAAATGGTTTGGACTGCAAAGAAGAATCATAAGACTTTAATGATTGATCAAAATCAAAGATTTGCTAAAGCACATGTTCGGGCAAAAGAACTTTTAAAAGCTGGAGCAATTGGCAATGTATTAACATTCAAGTCAACATTCGGCCATGGTGGACCTGAGACTTGGAGTATCGATGGAGGTCCTAATACTTGGTTCTTTGATAAAAATAAATCAAAGTATGGTTCTATATTCGATTTAGGTGTTCACAAAATTGATTTGATTCAATTCTTAATTGAAAGCCCGGTTAAATCCGTTTCTGCTAAATTAGCTACTTTGGATAAAAGAAACTCCGAGGGACAATTAATCAGTGTTGACGACAATGCTATCAGTATTTATGAATTAGAAAATGGTGTTATTGGTACTGTTACATCTAGTTGGACATACTATGGCGAGGAAGATAACTCAACAATTATTTATGGTAGTAAAGGAATCATGAGAATTTACGATGATCCAAAGTATTCTATTGAGGTAATTTTAAAGGATGGTGAAAAAATCCTATATGATATTGATAAAATTCAAACTAATGATAATCAGACTAAATCTGGCGTAATGGATGAATTTATCTCCTCATTATTAGAAAAACGTGAACCCTCAGCGGATGCTGGGTCGGTTATAAATTCAATGAGAGCAGTATTTGCAAGCATTGAATCAGATGAAACAGGTAAAAGAATTTCGATTTCTGGAACAAAATAA
- a CDS encoding GRP family sugar transporter: protein MAILLALVPSLCWGSIGLFSTKFGGNSSQQTLGLTFGGLIFGILTYFMWVLPHNYVMNSKIILIGLISGILWTVGQGFQFVAIKSMGVSRAVPLSMTSQIVGNALLGASILGEWQDAQTWITGIIGIILIVIGAVWIQTEDKDKKGEDDKKKKSLSGYVPLTFSTLGFMGYFIAPKLLQRWLHVSDAIINADHGVQYMISIIFPQSIGMVIGGFLFVYLITHETKNMFNLSTWKNSITGFIWAIGNVAMFISIANPNLGQAVSSTLSSLGFIVGAFGGIFILHETKTSHQMKLITAGTLIAVLGAVVMSNLSFFAQII from the coding sequence ATGGCAATTCTTTTAGCATTAGTACCTTCGTTATGTTGGGGGTCCATCGGCCTATTCTCTACAAAATTTGGTGGTAATTCATCCCAACAAACTTTGGGCTTAACATTTGGTGGTTTGATTTTCGGTATTCTTACATACTTCATGTGGGTTTTACCACACAACTATGTAATGAATAGCAAAATTATTTTAATTGGACTTATTTCAGGTATTTTATGGACAGTAGGACAAGGATTCCAATTTGTAGCTATTAAGTCAATGGGAGTTTCAAGAGCAGTTCCTTTATCAATGACTAGTCAAATTGTTGGTAACGCGCTTTTAGGAGCATCGATTCTTGGAGAATGGCAAGATGCTCAAACTTGGATTACAGGAATAATTGGAATTATTCTAATTGTTATCGGGGCCGTCTGGATTCAAACTGAGGATAAGGATAAAAAAGGTGAAGATGACAAAAAGAAAAAATCTTTGAGTGGCTACGTTCCTCTAACCTTTTCTACATTAGGGTTTATGGGATATTTCATCGCACCTAAACTACTACAACGTTGGCTACACGTATCAGATGCGATTATCAATGCAGACCATGGTGTGCAGTACATGATTTCTATTATTTTTCCACAATCAATTGGTATGGTAATCGGTGGATTTTTATTCGTGTACTTAATTACTCATGAAACAAAAAATATGTTTAATTTATCGACTTGGAAAAACAGTATTACCGGTTTCATCTGGGCAATTGGTAATGTTGCAATGTTTATTTCCATCGCTAATCCTAATCTTGGACAAGCTGTTTCATCAACATTAAGCTCATTAGGGTTTATCGTTGGAGCATTTGGTGGAATATTCATTCTTCATGAAACAAAAACGAGTCACCAAATGAAATTAATTACGGCAGGTACGTTGATTGCAGTATTAGGTGCTGTTGTAATGAGTAACTTAAGTTTCTTTGCACAAATCATTTAA
- a CDS encoding sugar phosphate isomerase/epimerase family protein, with product MKFGFLTGCLQNMTLEEKMKYAHDVGFTALDVSCWPRQNTRDFSGSDIDVENLTDDDVNGIKELQKKYDIVFSSLAYYDNMLDPDDDIRKSYSDHLEAVIKAAGRLGTPLVGCFVGKDQTKSLSENFDEYEKVFTYFVQLAEDNNVKLMIENCPMPGWQEDGLPGTISYSPELWDEMFRRIPSKSIGLNFDPSHLDWLHIDYLQALRDYKDRIFHIDAKDMIVDEDKFKYYGIFGKKLNREHPEDLGFWTPVIPGLGDINWSQFYNVMREIGFDDCFSIEHEDRRFAANNEEVEKGLEYSFNHLNPIIHDFK from the coding sequence ATGAAGTTTGGATTTTTAACAGGTTGTTTACAAAATATGACTCTTGAGGAGAAAATGAAGTATGCTCACGATGTTGGTTTTACAGCACTAGACGTTTCCTGTTGGCCTAGACAAAATACACGTGATTTTTCTGGAAGCGATATTGACGTTGAGAATCTAACTGACGATGATGTGAACGGCATTAAAGAACTACAGAAAAAATATGACATCGTATTTTCCAGTTTAGCCTATTATGATAATATGCTTGATCCAGATGACGATATCAGAAAATCCTATTCAGATCATTTGGAAGCAGTTATTAAAGCCGCTGGAAGATTAGGAACACCTTTAGTAGGATGTTTTGTGGGAAAAGATCAAACAAAATCATTGTCAGAGAATTTTGACGAATATGAAAAAGTGTTTACATATTTTGTTCAATTAGCAGAAGACAATAACGTAAAGCTAATGATTGAAAATTGTCCAATGCCAGGTTGGCAAGAAGATGGATTGCCTGGTACAATTTCATACTCACCAGAATTATGGGATGAGATGTTTAGAAGAATTCCAAGTAAAAGTATTGGACTGAATTTTGACCCATCTCATTTAGATTGGTTACATATTGACTATTTACAAGCTTTGCGTGATTACAAGGATAGAATTTTTCATATTGATGCAAAGGATATGATTGTCGATGAGGATAAGTTTAAATATTATGGGATTTTCGGCAAAAAGCTAAATCGTGAGCATCCGGAAGACTTAGGTTTTTGGACACCAGTAATTCCTGGACTAGGAGATATTAATTGGTCACAATTTTATAATGTAATGAGAGAAATTGGTTTTGATGATTGCTTCAGTATTGAACATGAAGATAGACGCTTTGCCGCAAATAATGAGGAAGTAGAAAAAGGATTAGAATATTCTTTCAATCATCTGAATCCTATAATTCATGATTTTAAATAG
- a CDS encoding sigma 54-interacting transcriptional regulator, translating to MQNDILEYLENETSFINLDDISSIFTANDIAKKFSIKRNTASHYLNELNKSGILIKIESRPVYYFDKKVFESQNFTLDKTAYKSVDSLKNEKPMVLNKNNLFSMLIGHDKSLKPVIDQVESALYYPDNGLPVIFTGESGTGKTYMVHLIYQYCLNNGLIDDDAPFITVNCAQYANNPELLTSNLFGYVKGAFTGATEDKKGAFESADRGILFLDEVHRLNSEGQEKLFTFLDQGIIYRVGDTNNPIKLKVRLFFATTESLSSDFLTTFVRRIPIQISLPSLNDRSRDERLELIYSFFLNEQRKIKKEITVTGQALNLLLNQSYKGNIGELKSNIKVTTARAISKQIKDETINISIYSLPKKVLMDADNTSELSKQDSIHLTNDTKLEDLLIEQRPQQERIIKSYERIIRIFQRNDQSLENTITEIKEEVETLFEFLMFETDFKENHEPLTYLTKYTRNILNQMESSYQIHFNGNSVYAISYYIFQRINCNWTVEDVELKKIIINLEEQVKDSFPNSFNYVKRILQLCKPKMDIDIQPMDIIILTLHLSKNEWNKKAGIPKAIIVAHGYATASSIADVVNTFLKKDLFESFDMPINISPREIADEILDYSKKNDISNGLIILADMGSLKDIYQYFPSQIKAPIVIMNNVTTPLAIAVGEQIQKKLSLKKQVEQSLKQTKMDYKIIYPDVHKDKVIITTCLTGIGTATKISSLIERSLPSSISLKVLPYDFAALKDKGQVKTLSSMYDCLGIIGTDNPKMEKLPYISLENLISGEGINTLCSWVSNYFNQKDLIEFNDNIIRNFSLEKVMNVVTILDTDKVVKEVDVFLKRVQEIGDYHLTNAKKLAIYIHVSCLIERLVRNSPIKHYEGYSELEKCQKDKLNKIKLAFSVIESDYSVKVPKPEVAYVYDLIFRKTDNSTKDEDF from the coding sequence ATGCAAAATGATATATTAGAATACTTAGAAAATGAAACATCTTTTATTAATTTAGATGATATTAGCAGTATATTTACGGCAAATGATATAGCCAAAAAATTCAGTATAAAAAGAAATACCGCAAGTCATTATTTAAACGAATTAAACAAAAGTGGAATTTTAATAAAAATTGAATCACGTCCCGTTTATTACTTTGATAAGAAGGTATTTGAGTCACAAAATTTTACATTAGATAAAACTGCTTATAAGTCTGTAGATTCTTTAAAAAATGAAAAACCAATGGTTCTCAATAAAAACAATCTTTTTTCTATGTTAATTGGGCACGACAAGAGTTTAAAGCCAGTTATCGATCAAGTGGAGTCGGCCTTATACTATCCAGATAATGGATTACCTGTAATATTTACAGGAGAAAGCGGTACTGGGAAGACCTATATGGTCCATTTAATTTACCAATACTGTTTAAATAATGGATTAATCGATGATGATGCACCATTTATTACCGTGAACTGCGCACAATATGCTAATAATCCTGAACTCCTTACTAGTAATCTGTTTGGGTATGTAAAAGGAGCATTCACTGGAGCAACAGAAGATAAAAAAGGTGCATTCGAAAGTGCAGATAGAGGAATACTATTCTTAGATGAAGTACATCGTTTGAATTCCGAGGGACAAGAAAAATTATTTACTTTCCTAGATCAGGGTATTATCTATAGAGTTGGAGACACTAATAACCCTATAAAATTAAAAGTAAGATTATTTTTTGCTACAACAGAAAGTTTGAGTAGCGATTTCTTAACAACCTTCGTTAGAAGAATTCCAATACAAATCAGTCTTCCCTCCCTTAACGATCGTAGTAGAGATGAAAGGCTTGAACTTATATATTCATTTTTCTTAAACGAACAAAGGAAAATAAAGAAAGAAATCACTGTGACTGGTCAAGCTCTCAATTTATTATTGAATCAGTCTTATAAGGGAAACATTGGTGAATTAAAAAGCAACATCAAAGTAACTACTGCTAGAGCAATCTCTAAACAGATAAAAGACGAAACAATCAATATCAGTATTTATTCATTACCAAAAAAGGTTTTAATGGATGCTGATAATACGAGTGAGCTATCCAAACAAGATTCAATTCATTTGACTAACGATACTAAATTAGAAGACTTATTAATTGAACAAAGGCCTCAACAGGAAAGAATTATCAAATCCTACGAAAGAATAATACGAATATTTCAAAGAAATGATCAATCATTAGAAAATACAATCACTGAAATCAAGGAGGAAGTTGAAACACTTTTTGAATTTCTAATGTTTGAAACCGACTTCAAGGAAAACCATGAACCATTGACGTATTTAACCAAATACACAAGAAACATCTTAAATCAGATGGAATCTTCCTACCAGATACATTTTAATGGTAATAGTGTATATGCAATAAGTTATTACATATTCCAGAGAATCAATTGTAATTGGACAGTAGAAGATGTTGAACTCAAAAAAATAATCATTAATTTGGAAGAGCAAGTCAAAGATTCCTTTCCAAATAGTTTCAATTATGTAAAAAGAATTTTACAATTATGTAAGCCAAAAATGGATATAGATATCCAACCAATGGACATAATAATATTGACACTTCATTTATCCAAAAATGAATGGAACAAAAAAGCAGGAATTCCTAAAGCAATAATTGTTGCTCATGGATATGCAACCGCCAGCAGTATCGCCGATGTAGTAAATACTTTCCTTAAAAAGGATCTATTTGAATCATTTGACATGCCAATAAATATTTCTCCAAGAGAAATAGCAGATGAAATACTCGATTACAGTAAAAAGAATGATATTTCAAATGGCTTAATTATCTTGGCAGACATGGGTTCATTAAAAGATATTTACCAATATTTTCCAAGCCAAATAAAAGCGCCAATAGTAATAATGAATAATGTAACAACACCACTAGCTATAGCGGTTGGAGAACAAATTCAAAAAAAGTTATCCTTAAAAAAGCAAGTTGAACAATCGCTTAAGCAAACAAAAATGGATTATAAAATTATTTATCCAGATGTACATAAAGATAAAGTGATTATAACTACATGTCTAACGGGAATTGGTACTGCTACTAAAATATCTTCTCTCATAGAAAGGAGTTTACCCAGTTCAATCTCATTAAAGGTACTACCTTATGATTTTGCTGCTCTAAAAGACAAGGGACAAGTTAAGACCTTGTCTTCAATGTATGATTGCCTAGGAATCATTGGAACCGACAATCCCAAAATGGAAAAGTTGCCATACATTTCTTTAGAGAACCTAATATCTGGGGAAGGAATAAATACGCTATGTTCATGGGTTTCGAATTACTTTAATCAAAAAGATTTGATTGAATTTAACGATAACATTATTCGCAATTTTTCTTTGGAAAAAGTCATGAATGTTGTTACCATCTTAGATACAGATAAAGTAGTTAAAGAAGTCGACGTTTTTCTTAAAAGAGTACAAGAAATAGGAGATTATCATCTAACCAATGCTAAAAAGTTAGCAATATATATACATGTTAGTTGCCTAATAGAAAGACTAGTTAGAAATTCTCCTATAAAACATTACGAGGGCTATTCAGAATTAGAAAAGTGTCAAAAAGATAAGCTAAATAAAATAAAATTAGCGTTTAGTGTCATAGAAAGCGATTATAGTGTCAAAGTTCCAAAACCCGAAGTTGCATATGTTTATGATTTGATTTTTAGAAAGACCGACAATTCAACAAAAGATGAAGATTTTTAA
- a CDS encoding PTS sugar transporter subunit IIA: protein METRIILASHGKFASGILSSLKLLYGSTDSVTAMDCYIDPKYDLQKNVKKVIDENSNNRLLVITDIFGGSVNNEFLKYIKEPNFYLVSGLNLPFLLELMTQITGTSDLESLIKQVLDNSKKSIQFCNESIKKINKEEDF, encoded by the coding sequence ATGGAAACAAGAATTATATTGGCATCTCATGGCAAATTTGCTTCTGGCATCTTAAGCTCTTTGAAATTGCTCTATGGGAGTACCGATTCTGTAACCGCAATGGATTGTTATATCGATCCAAAATATGATTTACAAAAAAATGTAAAGAAAGTGATAGATGAAAATAGTAATAATAGACTACTGGTAATTACAGATATATTTGGTGGGAGTGTTAATAATGAATTTCTAAAATACATAAAAGAACCTAATTTTTATCTAGTTTCTGGTTTGAATCTTCCATTTCTTTTAGAACTTATGACACAAATCACAGGAACCAGTGATTTAGAATCACTGATAAAACAAGTTTTAGATAATTCAAAAAAATCAATTCAATTTTGTAATGAAAGTATTAAGAAAATTAATAAGGAAGAAGATTTTTAA
- a CDS encoding PTS sugar transporter subunit IIB, with product MIVLTRVDHRLLHGQVAFSWTSHLSANCILVANDAAASDQTKKTIIKLGKPSGVKLVIKDIENSIKAINSGVTDKYNLFIVVETIDDAYKLVKGVDTIKELNLGGTKFEEGKESLSSAVFVTPDEKKELNDLVSDGIRVYTQQVPTDKKKDI from the coding sequence ATGATCGTATTAACTAGAGTTGATCACAGATTACTACATGGACAGGTTGCATTTTCTTGGACATCTCATTTATCAGCAAATTGCATATTGGTTGCAAATGATGCGGCAGCATCTGATCAAACAAAAAAGACAATTATTAAATTGGGTAAGCCAAGTGGTGTCAAATTAGTTATTAAAGACATTGAAAATTCTATAAAGGCTATTAATAGTGGTGTAACTGACAAATACAATCTCTTTATTGTTGTTGAAACCATCGATGATGCATACAAGCTTGTTAAAGGAGTAGACACCATTAAAGAACTTAATTTAGGTGGCACCAAGTTTGAAGAAGGAAAGGAATCATTATCGAGTGCTGTATTTGTTACACCGGATGAAAAAAAGGAGTTAAATGATTTAGTTTCAGATGGAATAAGAGTCTATACACAGCAGGTTCCTACCGATAAGAAAAAAGATATCTAA
- a CDS encoding PTS mannose/fructose/sorbose/N-acetylgalactosamine transporter subunit IIC encodes MQTFLIFLVAIFGYAEYFLFGRGQTYRPIVMCAVTGLALGDLKAGVIIGAQMELAFIGVQEIGLSTPQDMVSASIIGTAIAIRTNGSFSTAIAFGLPVSMLVLFVQNLVYILISPLFVNKCEDIAGTGETKKFSRWAFWGGTLLHFGPSIILVTVTFVLGNYFAKTIMSFIPKFVQDGLVIASGILPAFGFAMLLEMIMKKDVFPFFFVGFLMAAYLKIPIIGIAFFGVVIVAIMYFRDEQNKNNQKEEVSTDEDDDF; translated from the coding sequence ATGCAGACCTTTCTAATATTTTTAGTTGCCATCTTTGGTTATGCCGAATACTTTTTATTTGGTAGAGGCCAAACCTATCGCCCAATTGTCATGTGTGCGGTAACTGGATTAGCGCTAGGAGATCTTAAAGCTGGTGTTATCATTGGTGCTCAAATGGAACTAGCATTTATTGGTGTTCAAGAAATTGGACTTTCAACACCACAAGATATGGTTTCAGCAAGTATTATTGGTACAGCAATTGCAATTAGAACTAATGGTAGTTTTTCTACTGCTATCGCATTTGGTCTACCGGTTTCGATGTTGGTATTATTCGTTCAAAATCTTGTTTATATTCTTATATCTCCATTATTTGTAAATAAATGTGAAGATATAGCGGGAACAGGTGAAACCAAGAAATTTAGTAGATGGGCTTTCTGGGGCGGAACTCTACTTCATTTTGGACCATCTATTATTTTAGTAACAGTAACATTTGTATTAGGTAATTATTTTGCAAAAACAATCATGAGCTTTATTCCAAAATTTGTTCAAGACGGACTAGTAATTGCCAGTGGTATATTACCTGCCTTTGGTTTCGCAATGTTGCTAGAAATGATTATGAAGAAAGATGTTTTCCCATTCTTCTTTGTTGGTTTTCTAATGGCAGCATACTTAAAAATTCCAATTATTGGTATTGCATTCTTTGGTGTAGTAATTGTTGCAATCATGTACTTCCGTGACGAACAAAATAAAAATAATCAAAAAGAAGAGGTGTCAACTGATGAAGATGATGACTTCTAG